A region of Plantactinospora sp. BC1 DNA encodes the following proteins:
- a CDS encoding MoxR family ATPase: MTDMSDTVATRPRPVETASAGPELEQALFEVKRVIVGQDRLVERLFTALLADGHCLLEGVPGVAKTLAAQTLAVAVGGTFSRIQFTPDLVPSDIVGTRIYRASSESFDVELGPVMANLVLADEINRAPAKVQSALLEAMAERQVSIGGRSYPVPEPFLVLATQNPIESEGVYQLPEAQRDRFLLKVLVDYPTDADELAILYRMSAERPTARAVLDPERLRALQDRASRVFVHHALAEYVVRLILATRDPARFGVPEVAPLLAYGASPRATLGLVAAARAQALLRGRDYVLPDDVRELATDVIAHRLVLSFDAIADGVPAESVVRRLVEAVPPPRIAPSREEQRRGLAVA, translated from the coding sequence GTGACGGACATGTCAGACACCGTGGCCACCCGCCCCAGGCCGGTCGAGACGGCTTCCGCCGGCCCCGAGTTGGAACAGGCCCTCTTCGAGGTCAAGCGGGTGATCGTCGGGCAGGACAGGCTGGTGGAACGGCTCTTCACCGCGCTGCTGGCCGACGGGCACTGCCTGCTGGAGGGCGTACCCGGGGTGGCGAAGACCCTCGCCGCGCAGACCCTCGCCGTCGCCGTCGGCGGGACCTTCTCCCGGATCCAGTTCACCCCGGACCTGGTCCCGTCGGACATCGTCGGCACCCGGATCTACCGCGCCTCCTCGGAGAGCTTCGACGTCGAACTCGGCCCGGTGATGGCGAACCTGGTCCTCGCCGACGAGATCAACCGGGCACCGGCCAAGGTGCAGTCGGCGCTGCTGGAGGCGATGGCCGAACGGCAGGTCTCCATCGGCGGACGCAGCTATCCGGTACCGGAACCGTTCCTGGTCCTGGCCACCCAGAACCCGATCGAGTCCGAGGGCGTCTACCAGCTACCCGAGGCCCAACGCGACCGGTTCCTGCTCAAGGTACTCGTCGACTACCCCACCGACGCCGACGAACTCGCCATCCTCTACCGGATGAGCGCGGAGCGGCCGACCGCGCGGGCCGTACTCGACCCGGAGCGGTTGCGCGCCCTCCAGGACCGGGCCTCCCGGGTCTTCGTGCACCACGCACTCGCCGAATACGTCGTACGGCTGATCCTGGCCACCCGCGATCCGGCCCGGTTCGGGGTGCCGGAGGTGGCGCCGCTGCTCGCGTACGGGGCGAGTCCCCGGGCCACCCTCGGCCTGGTCGCCGCCGCCCGGGCACAGGCGCTGCTGCGCGGCCGGGACTACGTGCTCCCCGACGACGTACGCGAACTCGCCACCGACGTGATCGCGCACCGGCTGGTGCTCTCCTTCGACGCGATCGCCGACGGGGTTCCGGCCGAGTCGGTGGTACGCCGGCTGGTCGAGGCGGTCCCGCCGCCCCGGATCGCGCCGAGCCGCGAGGAACAGCGGCGCGGCCTGGCGGTCGCGTGA
- a CDS encoding endonuclease/exonuclease/phosphatase family protein: protein MTGLCWLLVLPALGLAAVRLSGLERGPLVQLIAFTPYLAAWAPVPLGLALALRRRWAAGVAAVAALVLVALVAPRALPDRQPAAGGPPLRVLTANLLAGAADPETLVALVRSERVDVLAAQEFTPAAEAALDRLGLAGLLPHRQVNPEIGTTGSALYSRHPLRETGIRRNGGGFSQAYATVQPPGGPAVLVESAHPMAPATLARLPDWRADLRAQPPATPDGPLRILAGDFNATLDHAPLRDLLDTGYVDAADSVGAGLTGTWGPYDGDPIPPVTIDHVLVDRRIAVGRVAVFRLPGSDHRPVLAELTLPAR, encoded by the coding sequence CTGACCGGGCTCTGCTGGCTGCTGGTGCTGCCCGCGCTCGGTCTCGCGGCGGTACGGCTCAGCGGGCTGGAACGGGGTCCGCTGGTGCAACTGATCGCGTTCACGCCGTACCTGGCGGCCTGGGCGCCGGTGCCGCTCGGGCTGGCCCTGGCCCTACGGCGCCGGTGGGCGGCGGGCGTCGCGGCCGTCGCCGCGCTCGTCCTGGTCGCGCTGGTCGCGCCCCGCGCGCTGCCGGACCGGCAGCCGGCCGCCGGTGGGCCTCCGCTGCGGGTGCTCACCGCCAACCTGCTCGCCGGGGCGGCCGATCCGGAGACGCTGGTCGCACTGGTCCGGAGCGAGCGGGTCGACGTGCTCGCCGCCCAGGAGTTCACCCCGGCGGCCGAGGCGGCACTGGACCGGCTCGGCCTGGCCGGACTGCTGCCGCACCGGCAGGTCAACCCGGAGATCGGCACGACCGGGTCGGCGCTGTACTCCCGCCATCCGCTCCGGGAGACCGGCATCCGGCGCAACGGGGGCGGCTTCTCCCAGGCGTACGCGACGGTCCAGCCGCCGGGCGGGCCGGCGGTGCTGGTGGAGTCGGCGCATCCGATGGCGCCCGCCACGCTGGCCCGGCTGCCGGACTGGCGGGCGGATCTACGGGCCCAGCCACCGGCCACCCCGGACGGGCCGCTGCGGATCCTGGCCGGGGACTTCAACGCCACCCTGGACCACGCCCCGCTGCGCGACCTGCTCGACACCGGGTACGTCGACGCCGCCGATTCGGTCGGGGCCGGCCTCACCGGCACCTGGGGTCCGTACGACGGCGATCCGATCCCGCCGGTGACCATCGACCACGTCCTGGTGGACCGGCGGATCGCGGTCGGCCGGGTGGCGGTGTTCCGGCTGCCCGGCTCCGACCACCGTCCGGTACTGGCCGAGCTGACCCTGCCGGCCCGCTGA
- the cimA gene encoding citramalate synthase: MTYQVFDTTLRDGAQREGISYSVVDKLAVARLLDEFGVGFIEGGWPGAMPKDTEFFRRARAELDLKHAVLVAFGATRKAGMAVDADPQLRALLDAETPAVCLVAKSDVRHVERALRTTPAENLAMVRDSVAHLVAQGRRAFLDCEHFFDGFRHDPAYTASVVETALEAGAEVVVMCDTNGGMLPSQVTAAIGELTERLGISPARLGIHTQNDTGCAVANTIAAVEAGVRHFQGTANGYGERPGNADLFAVVANLQLKLGLPVLPDGCLEQMVRVSHAIAEIANIAPDTHQAYVGAAAFAHKAGLHASAIKVDPLLYNHVDPAVLGNDMRILVTEMAGRASIELKSRELGLDLADHPDAAARVTKRVKELEAGGWSFEAADASFELLVRAELPGMTAPRPFALESYRVLVEHREDGAVVSEATVKLRVRGERVIATAEGNGPINALDEALRVALLRHYPELRGFELADYKVRILEGSHGTGAITRVLVETADSGGRDWTTVGVHPNVVEASWHALVDALTYGVARTPAEV, from the coding sequence ATGACGTACCAGGTGTTCGACACGACGTTGCGCGACGGTGCGCAGCGCGAGGGGATCAGCTACTCGGTCGTCGACAAGCTGGCCGTGGCCCGGCTGCTCGACGAGTTCGGCGTCGGATTCATCGAGGGGGGCTGGCCGGGGGCGATGCCGAAGGACACCGAGTTCTTCCGGCGGGCCCGGGCGGAACTCGACCTCAAGCACGCCGTCCTCGTCGCCTTCGGCGCCACCCGCAAGGCCGGGATGGCGGTCGACGCCGACCCGCAGTTGCGCGCGCTGCTGGACGCGGAGACCCCGGCGGTCTGCCTGGTCGCCAAGTCCGACGTCCGGCACGTGGAGCGGGCGCTGCGGACCACCCCGGCGGAGAACCTGGCGATGGTCCGGGACAGCGTGGCCCACCTCGTCGCGCAGGGGCGGCGGGCCTTCCTGGACTGCGAGCACTTCTTCGACGGCTTCCGGCACGACCCGGCGTACACCGCATCGGTGGTGGAGACCGCCCTCGAAGCCGGCGCCGAGGTCGTGGTGATGTGTGACACCAACGGCGGGATGCTGCCCTCCCAGGTGACCGCCGCGATCGGCGAGCTGACCGAGCGGCTCGGGATCTCGCCGGCCCGGCTCGGCATCCACACCCAGAACGACACCGGCTGCGCGGTGGCGAACACCATCGCCGCCGTCGAGGCCGGGGTACGCCACTTCCAGGGCACGGCCAACGGCTACGGCGAGCGGCCCGGCAACGCCGACCTCTTCGCGGTGGTCGCCAACCTGCAACTCAAGCTCGGGCTACCGGTCCTACCGGACGGGTGCCTGGAGCAGATGGTGCGCGTCTCGCACGCCATCGCCGAGATCGCCAACATCGCCCCCGACACCCACCAGGCCTACGTCGGGGCCGCCGCCTTCGCCCACAAGGCGGGGCTGCACGCGAGTGCGATCAAGGTGGATCCGCTGCTCTACAACCATGTGGACCCCGCCGTGCTGGGAAACGACATGCGGATCCTGGTGACGGAGATGGCCGGCCGGGCCAGCATCGAGCTGAAGAGCCGCGAGCTGGGTCTGGACCTGGCCGACCATCCCGACGCCGCTGCCCGGGTCACCAAGCGGGTCAAGGAGCTGGAGGCCGGCGGCTGGTCCTTCGAGGCCGCCGACGCCTCGTTCGAGCTGCTGGTCCGGGCCGAGCTGCCCGGAATGACCGCGCCGCGGCCGTTCGCGCTGGAGTCGTACCGGGTGCTGGTCGAGCACCGCGAGGACGGCGCGGTGGTCTCGGAGGCGACGGTGAAACTCCGGGTACGCGGTGAGCGGGTGATCGCCACCGCCGAGGGGAACGGGCCGATCAACGCCCTCGACGAGGCGCTGCGGGTGGCGCTGCTGCGGCACTACCCGGAGCTGCGCGGGTTCGAGCTGGCCGACTACAAGGTACGGATCCTGGAGGGGAGCCACGGCACCGGCGCGATCACCCGGGTACTGGTGGAGACCGCCGACAGCGGCGGCCGGGACTGGACCACGGTGGGCGTACACCCGAACGTGGTGGAGGCGAGCTGGCACGCACTGGTCGACGCGCTGACGTACGGGGTGGCGCGTACCCCGGCCGAGGTCTGA
- a CDS encoding PRC-barrel domain-containing protein, producing the protein MDRLDPQTTPQQTPDPLIHGGGGAFAGGAPAGEFDPWRYRDDAGVTGADLVGYKVEATDGGIGKIDSASHEVNASYLVVDTGPWIFGKKVMLPAGVVNHVDHDDQKVYVDRSKDQIKAAPEFDGATHEDPAYRDKLGGYYGGTYGASGWTVPPGRAM; encoded by the coding sequence GTGGACAGGCTCGATCCTCAGACGACCCCGCAGCAGACGCCGGATCCTCTGATCCATGGCGGCGGTGGTGCCTTCGCGGGCGGAGCGCCCGCGGGCGAGTTCGACCCGTGGCGCTACCGGGACGACGCCGGGGTGACCGGCGCCGACCTGGTGGGCTACAAGGTGGAGGCGACCGACGGCGGCATTGGCAAGATCGACAGTGCCAGTCACGAGGTCAACGCCAGCTACCTGGTGGTGGACACCGGCCCGTGGATCTTCGGCAAGAAGGTCATGTTGCCGGCCGGCGTGGTGAACCACGTCGACCACGACGACCAGAAGGTGTACGTCGACCGGAGCAAGGACCAGATCAAGGCCGCTCCGGAGTTCGACGGCGCCACGCACGAGGATCCGGCCTACCGGGACAAGCTCGGTGGCTACTACGGCGGCACGTACGGCGCCTCGGGCTGGACGGTTCCGCCGGGCCGCGCCATGTGA
- a CDS encoding tyrosine-protein phosphatase gives MDGTSTRTTTFQNLFNFRDVGGVAGLDGRLVRRQRLYRSDSPHRIDGIDREAFEALGIRTVIDLRRPAEVRQHGRVPAYDGLVYQHIHPEHALWQESAYAEEIGLARWLADRYHDLASTGSAGLVAALEVIADAEAAPVLVHCVAGKDRTGVVCALALSVLGVADADIAEDYARSTAASARFSEWLASTMPDEPPLPAPFLASPAEAMTLFLAELRDRHGSVPDYLVGAGLAPSRIDALRTHLLS, from the coding sequence GTGGATGGAACTTCGACGCGTACGACGACCTTCCAGAACCTCTTCAACTTCCGGGACGTCGGCGGCGTCGCCGGGCTCGACGGCCGGCTGGTCCGCCGGCAGCGGTTGTACCGGTCGGACTCACCGCACCGGATCGACGGCATCGACCGGGAGGCGTTCGAGGCGCTCGGCATCCGCACCGTGATCGACCTGCGCCGGCCCGCCGAGGTACGCCAGCACGGCCGGGTACCCGCCTACGACGGCCTGGTCTACCAGCACATCCACCCGGAGCACGCGCTCTGGCAGGAGTCCGCGTACGCCGAGGAGATCGGGCTGGCCCGCTGGCTGGCCGACCGCTACCACGACCTGGCCAGCACCGGCTCGGCGGGCCTGGTGGCGGCGCTGGAGGTGATCGCCGACGCCGAGGCCGCCCCGGTACTGGTGCACTGCGTGGCCGGGAAGGACCGCACCGGCGTGGTCTGCGCGCTGGCCCTGTCGGTCCTCGGCGTCGCCGACGCCGACATCGCCGAGGACTACGCCCGGAGCACCGCCGCCTCGGCCCGGTTCAGCGAGTGGCTGGCCAGCACCATGCCGGACGAGCCGCCGCTGCCGGCCCCGTTCCTCGCCTCGCCGGCCGAGGCGATGACCCTGTTCCTGGCCGAGCTGCGCGACCGGCACGGTTCGGTGCCGGACTACCTGGTCGGCGCCGGCCTGGCCCCGTCCCGGATCGACGCCCTCCGCACCCACCTCCTGAGCTGA
- a CDS encoding branched-chain amino acid aminotransferase, with translation MSGGDKLDFEIRPNPQPVAAAERAALMANPGFGRVFTDHMVTIRYAEGKGWYDARVEARAPIPMDPASAVLHYAQEIFEGLKAYSAADGSVTMFRPDANAARFNDSARRMAMPELPEAVFLDSLRHLIEIDRAWLPTTDEASLYLRPFMFANEVFLGVRPANEYLFVVIASPVGSYFARGVQPVDVWVSPTYTRAAPGGTGEAKFGGNYAASLAAQAEAMEHGCDQVVFLDAVQRRYVDELGGMNIFFVYDDGSIVTPPLGGTILRGITRESLITLIGQSGGTVLERPVAFDEWRADAASGRLREVFACGTAAVITPIGQVRYPDGEFPIADGSPGEVTMRLRQQLVDIQRGRAEDRNGWIHRIG, from the coding sequence ATGAGCGGTGGTGACAAGCTCGACTTCGAGATCCGTCCGAATCCTCAGCCGGTAGCCGCCGCCGAGCGCGCGGCGCTGATGGCCAACCCGGGATTCGGTCGGGTCTTCACCGACCACATGGTCACGATCCGGTACGCCGAGGGCAAGGGCTGGTACGACGCCCGGGTGGAGGCCCGGGCGCCGATCCCGATGGACCCGGCGAGCGCGGTGCTGCACTACGCCCAGGAGATCTTCGAGGGGCTGAAGGCGTACTCGGCGGCGGACGGCTCGGTGACGATGTTCCGGCCGGACGCGAACGCCGCCCGGTTCAACGACTCGGCCCGGCGGATGGCCATGCCCGAGCTGCCGGAGGCGGTGTTCCTGGACTCGCTACGGCACCTGATCGAGATCGACCGGGCCTGGCTGCCCACCACCGACGAGGCCAGCCTCTACCTGCGGCCGTTCATGTTCGCCAACGAGGTCTTCCTCGGGGTGCGCCCGGCCAACGAGTACCTCTTCGTGGTGATCGCCTCGCCGGTCGGCTCGTACTTCGCCCGGGGCGTGCAGCCGGTCGACGTCTGGGTCTCGCCCACCTACACCCGGGCCGCGCCCGGCGGCACCGGCGAGGCGAAGTTCGGCGGCAACTACGCCGCCTCGCTGGCGGCCCAGGCCGAGGCGATGGAGCACGGCTGCGACCAGGTGGTCTTCCTCGACGCCGTGCAGCGGCGGTACGTCGACGAACTCGGTGGCATGAACATCTTCTTCGTCTACGACGACGGGAGCATCGTCACCCCGCCGCTCGGCGGTACGATCCTGCGCGGCATCACCCGGGAATCGTTGATCACGTTGATCGGGCAGTCCGGCGGTACGGTGCTGGAGCGGCCGGTGGCGTTCGACGAGTGGCGGGCCGACGCGGCCAGCGGCCGGCTGCGCGAGGTCTTCGCCTGTGGTACCGCCGCCGTGATCACCCCGATCGGCCAGGTGCGCTACCCGGACGGGGAGTTCCCGATCGCCGACGGCAGTCCCGGCGAGGTCACCATGCGACTGCGGCAGCAGCTCGTCGACATCCAGCGGGGCCGGGCCGAGGACCGCAACGGCTGGATCCACCGGATCGGCTGA
- a CDS encoding 3-isopropylmalate dehydrogenase has protein sequence MARIAVVAGDGIGPEVVAQARKVLDAVLPGVEATEYDLGAARYHRTGEVLPDSVLTELAGHDAILLGAVGDPTVPPGVLERGLLLKLRFEFDQYVNLRPSRLWPGTAGPLASVKPNEIDLVVVREGTEGLYAGAGGTLHRDTPAEIATEESLNTRHGVERVIRDAFARAGRRERRKVTLVHKTNVLTHAGSLWARAFASVAAEHPDIETEYQHVDAAAMFLVTQPQRYDVVVTDNLFGDILTDIAAAVTGGIGLAASGSINPERAYPSMFEPVHGSAPDIAGQGVADPAAAVLSTALLLDHLGHPDAARRVTEAVAAELASRGPGSARRTADIGDRLAAHAAS, from the coding sequence GTGGCGCGGATCGCGGTGGTGGCTGGCGACGGCATCGGGCCGGAGGTGGTCGCGCAGGCCCGCAAGGTGCTCGACGCCGTACTGCCGGGGGTCGAGGCCACCGAGTACGACCTCGGGGCCGCCCGCTACCACCGGACCGGCGAGGTGCTGCCCGACTCCGTGCTCACCGAGCTGGCCGGGCACGACGCGATCCTGCTCGGCGCGGTCGGCGACCCCACCGTGCCGCCCGGGGTGCTGGAGCGCGGCCTGCTGCTCAAGCTCCGCTTCGAGTTCGACCAGTACGTCAACCTCCGGCCGTCCCGGCTCTGGCCGGGCACCGCCGGCCCGCTCGCCAGCGTCAAGCCGAACGAGATCGACCTGGTGGTCGTCCGGGAGGGCACCGAGGGCCTCTACGCCGGGGCCGGCGGCACGCTGCACCGGGACACCCCGGCCGAGATCGCCACCGAGGAGAGCCTGAACACCCGGCACGGCGTCGAGCGGGTGATCCGGGACGCGTTCGCCCGGGCGGGGCGCCGGGAGCGCCGCAAGGTCACCCTGGTGCACAAGACCAACGTGCTGACCCACGCCGGCTCGCTCTGGGCCCGGGCCTTCGCCTCGGTCGCCGCCGAGCACCCGGACATCGAGACCGAATACCAGCACGTCGACGCCGCCGCGATGTTCCTGGTCACCCAGCCGCAGCGCTACGACGTGGTGGTCACCGACAACCTCTTCGGGGACATTCTCACCGACATCGCGGCCGCCGTCACCGGCGGGATCGGGCTCGCCGCCAGCGGCAGCATCAACCCCGAGCGGGCGTACCCGTCGATGTTCGAGCCGGTGCACGGCTCGGCGCCGGACATCGCCGGCCAGGGCGTCGCCGACCCGGCCGCCGCGGTGCTCTCCACCGCGCTGCTCCTCGACCACCTGGGCCACCCCGACGCGGCCCGCCGAGTAACCGAGGCGGTCGCCGCCGAGCTCGCCTCCCGGGGCCCCGGCTCGGCACGGCGCACCGCCGACATCGGAGACCGGCTCGCCGCCCACGCGGCCTCCTGA
- a CDS encoding FAD:protein FMN transferase, with the protein MRIPGGRSRGQRSRSLPPAPAVGRGRPDLRLGAGWRNVRPGATLTDRVVARHTVQTSIAEYTLVLNGMGAVGWRGVGDALRDAVAELRAIDLTYSPARPESLVSRLRRGEISADAYPPLADIVARCAAMRAATDGWFDAWAVPGGFDPGGLLVGWAVERAAARLRAAGIEDYAVISGADLVVRGHAPHGGPWRVAVHHPTQGDRQPMMLEMTSGAIGTSGVAGRRDHVVDPHTGQPADKLLAATVTGPDLAVADGYATALFAAGRPGLDWFPTRDGYRALFATAR; encoded by the coding sequence ATGCGAATCCCGGGCGGCCGAAGTCGGGGACAGCGTAGCCGGAGCCTGCCGCCGGCGCCCGCCGTAGGCCGGGGACGGCCGGACCTGCGGTTGGGCGCCGGCTGGCGCAACGTCCGGCCCGGCGCGACCCTGACCGACCGGGTGGTCGCCCGGCACACCGTGCAGACCTCGATCGCCGAATACACCCTGGTGCTCAACGGCATGGGTGCGGTCGGCTGGCGCGGCGTCGGCGACGCGCTGCGGGACGCCGTCGCCGAACTGCGGGCCATCGACCTCACCTACAGTCCGGCCCGGCCGGAAAGCCTGGTCTCCCGGCTGCGCCGGGGCGAGATCTCCGCGGACGCGTACCCGCCGCTGGCCGACATCGTCGCCCGGTGCGCCGCGATGCGGGCCGCCACCGACGGCTGGTTCGACGCCTGGGCGGTGCCCGGCGGCTTCGACCCGGGCGGCCTGCTGGTCGGCTGGGCGGTGGAGCGGGCCGCCGCCCGGCTGCGCGCCGCCGGCATCGAGGACTACGCCGTGATCAGCGGCGCGGATCTGGTGGTACGCGGCCACGCGCCGCACGGCGGCCCGTGGCGGGTCGCGGTGCACCACCCGACGCAGGGCGACCGGCAGCCGATGATGCTGGAGATGACCTCCGGGGCGATCGGCACCTCCGGCGTCGCCGGCCGGCGCGACCACGTGGTCGACCCGCACACCGGGCAGCCGGCCGACAAGCTGCTCGCGGCCACGGTCACCGGCCCGGACCTGGCGGTCGCCGACGGGTACGCGACCGCGCTCTTCGCCGCCGGGCGCCCCGGCCTGGACTGGTTCCCCACCCGGGACGGTTACCGGGCCCTCTTCGCCACCGCCCGCTGA
- the serA gene encoding phosphoglycerate dehydrogenase produces the protein MTPVVLIAEELAPAAIDVLAHDFDVRHVDGTDRPALLSALAEADAVIVRSATQVDAEAIAAAPRLKVVARAGVGLDNVEVPAATARGVMVVNAPTSNIVSAAEQALALLLAVARNTASASAALKAGEWKRSKYTGVEIQGKTVGVVGLGRIGVLFAQRIAAFGTRLIAYDPYVQPARAAQLGVRLVGLEELLRESDFISIHLPKTPETVGLIGEKELALVKPGVRIVNAARGGLIDEQALADAIAEGRVGGAGIDVYSKEPCTASPLFAFDNVVATPHLGASTAEAQDKAGLAVARSVKLALQGEFVPDAVNVQAGGVVAEDVRPLLPLAEKLGKVFTAVAGGVAASVTVEVRGEIVANDVSVLKLAATKGIFTSIVEEQVSYVNAPLLAADRGVTVALTTHAETIDHPNLVTVHGALPDGRTVSVSGTAVHTGNRDVLKLTEVDGFDLELGADGILLFFRYVDKPGVVGSIGSILGEAGVNIAAMQVARREAGGEALMTLTVDSATAAELLSSAADSIGAVAASAADLRDEV, from the coding sequence ATGACTCCCGTCGTACTGATCGCTGAAGAGCTCGCTCCCGCCGCAATCGACGTGCTCGCGCACGACTTCGACGTACGCCACGTCGACGGTACCGACCGCCCTGCCCTGCTCAGCGCGCTCGCCGAGGCGGACGCGGTCATCGTACGCAGCGCCACCCAGGTCGACGCCGAGGCGATCGCCGCCGCCCCCCGACTCAAGGTGGTCGCCCGGGCCGGCGTCGGGCTGGACAACGTCGAGGTGCCGGCCGCGACCGCCCGGGGCGTGATGGTGGTCAACGCGCCGACCTCCAACATCGTCTCCGCCGCCGAGCAGGCGCTCGCGCTGCTGCTGGCCGTCGCCCGGAACACGGCGAGCGCCAGCGCCGCGCTGAAGGCGGGGGAGTGGAAGCGGTCCAAGTACACCGGGGTGGAGATCCAGGGCAAGACCGTGGGCGTGGTCGGGCTCGGCCGGATCGGGGTGCTCTTCGCGCAGCGGATCGCGGCCTTCGGCACCCGGCTGATCGCGTACGACCCGTACGTGCAACCGGCCCGGGCGGCGCAGCTCGGCGTACGCCTGGTCGGGCTGGAGGAGCTGCTCCGGGAGAGCGACTTCATCTCGATCCACCTGCCGAAGACCCCGGAGACGGTCGGTCTGATCGGTGAGAAGGAACTCGCCCTCGTCAAGCCGGGGGTCCGGATCGTCAACGCGGCCCGGGGCGGCCTGATCGACGAGCAGGCGCTGGCCGACGCGATCGCCGAGGGGCGGGTCGGCGGCGCCGGCATCGACGTGTACTCCAAGGAGCCCTGCACCGCCTCGCCGCTCTTCGCCTTCGACAACGTGGTGGCCACCCCGCACCTGGGCGCCTCCACCGCCGAGGCGCAGGACAAGGCGGGCCTTGCGGTGGCCCGCAGCGTCAAGCTCGCCCTCCAGGGCGAGTTCGTGCCGGACGCGGTGAACGTGCAGGCCGGCGGCGTGGTCGCCGAGGACGTCCGGCCGCTGCTGCCGCTGGCCGAGAAGCTCGGCAAGGTCTTCACGGCGGTGGCCGGCGGGGTCGCCGCCAGCGTCACCGTCGAGGTGCGCGGCGAGATCGTCGCCAACGACGTCTCGGTGCTGAAGCTGGCCGCCACGAAGGGCATCTTCACCTCGATCGTCGAGGAGCAGGTGAGCTACGTCAACGCGCCGCTGCTCGCCGCCGACCGGGGCGTCACGGTGGCCCTGACCACGCACGCGGAGACCATCGACCACCCGAACCTGGTCACCGTGCACGGTGCGCTGCCGGACGGCCGGACCGTCTCCGTCTCCGGCACCGCCGTGCACACCGGCAACCGCGACGTGCTCAAGCTGACCGAAGTGGACGGCTTCGACCTGGAACTCGGCGCGGACGGCATCCTGCTCTTCTTCCGCTACGTCGACAAGCCCGGCGTGGTCGGCAGCATCGGCTCGATCCTCGGCGAGGCGGGCGTCAACATCGCGGCGATGCAGGTGGCCCGCCGGGAGGCCGGCGGCGAGGCGCTGATGACCCTGACCGTGGACTCGGCGACCGCGGCCGAGCTGCTCAGCTCGGCCGCCGACTCGATCGGCGCGGTCGCGGCGAGCGCCGCCGACCTGCGCGACGAGGTGTGA
- the mpgS gene encoding mannosyl-3-phosphoglycerate synthase: MRLEQSHRTERFGAVRIHELQRVIQLDSGDATGTTAEGIVSHAAMRAIERQMVIVIPCMNETRRVIEGVLSGIPHDCLIVLVSNSARHPVDRYDMEAQTLEQYCRATERPAIMVHQRDPGLAAAVKAAGMPELIDDEGLVRAGKGEAMLIGMAVAALTGRKYLGYIDADNYVPGAVHEYVKVYAAGLHLAANPYAMVRISWHSKPKLRDGRLFFSRRGRSSEITNEFLNRLVAEYSGFGTEVIATGNAGEHALSLDLGLRMRLAGGFAVEPFEFVELFEQFGGVLDTTHPEVMASSVPVLQIETRNPHFHDNKGEDHVQGMRMQALNVLYHSPVALPPVREAILDFMLAQQAIAPGEEPPRERIYPPVGSLDLDLLRDVLESEAGTFRQLGTRSLLRPRSALPGSEVFTSA; this comes from the coding sequence ATGCGTCTGGAGCAATCGCACCGTACCGAGCGTTTCGGCGCCGTCCGTATCCACGAACTCCAGCGTGTCATACAGCTGGACTCGGGAGACGCCACGGGGACCACCGCCGAGGGGATCGTCTCGCACGCGGCGATGCGCGCGATCGAGCGGCAGATGGTCATCGTCATTCCCTGCATGAACGAGACACGCAGAGTAATCGAAGGTGTGCTCTCGGGGATTCCACACGACTGTCTGATCGTGCTCGTCTCGAACAGCGCCCGGCACCCGGTCGATCGCTACGACATGGAAGCCCAGACCCTGGAGCAGTACTGCCGGGCGACCGAGCGGCCGGCGATCATGGTGCACCAGCGGGACCCGGGACTGGCCGCCGCCGTCAAGGCCGCCGGCATGCCCGAGCTGATCGACGACGAGGGGCTGGTCCGGGCCGGCAAGGGCGAGGCGATGCTGATCGGCATGGCGGTCGCCGCGCTGACCGGCCGGAAGTACCTCGGCTACATCGACGCCGACAACTACGTACCGGGCGCCGTGCACGAGTACGTCAAGGTGTACGCCGCCGGCCTGCACCTCGCGGCCAATCCGTACGCGATGGTCCGGATCTCCTGGCACTCGAAGCCGAAACTGCGGGACGGGCGCCTCTTCTTCAGCCGGCGCGGCCGGAGTTCCGAGATCACCAACGAGTTCCTGAACCGGCTGGTGGCCGAGTATTCCGGCTTCGGTACCGAGGTGATCGCCACCGGCAATGCCGGCGAACACGCGCTCAGTCTCGACCTCGGGCTGCGGATGCGGCTGGCCGGCGGCTTCGCGGTGGAGCCCTTCGAGTTCGTGGAACTCTTCGAACAGTTCGGCGGGGTGCTCGACACCACCCATCCCGAGGTGATGGCGAGTTCCGTCCCGGTACTCCAGATCGAGACCCGCAACCCGCACTTCCACGACAACAAGGGCGAGGACCACGTCCAGGGCATGCGGATGCAGGCGCTGAACGTGCTCTACCACTCGCCGGTCGCGCTGCCGCCGGTCCGCGAGGCGATCCTCGACTTCATGCTCGCCCAGCAGGCGATCGCGCCGGGCGAGGAGCCGCCCCGGGAGCGGATCTACCCGCCGGTCGGCTCGCTCGACCTGGACCTGCTCCGCGACGTACTGGAGAGCGAGGCGGGGACGTTCCGCCAGCTCGGCACCCGGTCGCTGCTGCGGCCCCGCTCCGCACTGCCCGGATCCGAGGTCTTCACCTCCGCCTGA